A window of the Tachysurus fulvidraco isolate hzauxx_2018 chromosome 6, HZAU_PFXX_2.0, whole genome shotgun sequence genome harbors these coding sequences:
- the ddx3xa gene encoding DEAD-box helicase 3 X-linked a isoform X3 has protein sequence MSHVAVDGLDQQLSALDLNSADGQGGGTGRRYIPPHLRNKDAGNNAGNAYSSSRQSGYSVPPVLSYSPGWDGGRNNCFVNGYHDNRMNGAANFGRGPPRNDRSGRGSFRGNRGGGTFNQPMHNPTFSGFENKDGGWNTGLNRDAYSSFGGRSDRGKSAFFNDRGTGSRGRYERGGFSAGGGMGNSRWLEESRDEEDWSKPTPPNERLEHELFSGGNTGINFEKYDDIPVEATGSNCPGPIENFHDVDMGEIIMGNINLSRYTRPTPVQKHAIPIIKAKRDLMACAQTGSGKTAAFLLPVLSQIYTDGPGEALQASKTSGQDNGKYGRRKQYPISLVLAPTRELALQIYDEARKFAYRSRVRPCVVYGGADIGQQIRDLERGCHLLVATPGRLVDMMERGKIGLDYCNYLVLDEADRMLDMGFEPQIRRIVEQDTMPPKGLRQTMMFSATFPKEIQILARDFLEEYIFLAVGRVGSTSENITQKVVWVEESDKRSFLLDLLNATVIPSEVQENATETPERPGKDSLTLVFVETKKGADALEDFLYREGYACTSIHGDRSQRDREEALHQFRSGHCPIMVATAVAARGLDISNVKHVINFDLPSDIEEYVHRIGRTGRVGNLGLATSFYNDKNSNITKDMLDILVEAKQEVPSWLESLAFEHQHKNSSRGRSKRFSGGFGARDYRQMAGGGNSFGNRGARNPGGHGGNRGFGGNKGGFGSFVSDGYGGSYGNYGGSYAQVDWWGN, from the exons ATGAGTCATGTTGCCGTCGACGGTCTAGATCAGCAG ctTTCTGCCCTAGACTTGAACTCTGCAGATGGGCAGGGTGGAGGCACTGGCA GGCGTTACATTCCTCCTCACTTGAGAAATAAAGATGCTGGTAATAATg CAGGAAATGCTTATTCCTCTAGTAGACAGAGCGGTTATTCAGTGCCACCAGTACTGAGCT ACTCTCCTGGATGGGATGGTGGTCGTAACAACTGCTTTGTTAATGGATACCATGATAATCGCATGAATGGAGCTGCAAACTTCGGCCGCGGTCCCCCTCGCAATGACAGAAGTGGTCGCGGCAGCTTCCGTGGAAATAGGGGTGGTGGCACCTTCAACCAACCCATGCATAACCCAA ctTTCAGTGGCTTTGAAAACAAAGATGGTGGCTGGAACACAGGTTTGAACAGGGATGCCTACTCCAGCTTTGGTGGGCGTTCTGACAGAGGAAAGTCTGCTTTCTTCAATGACAGAGGGACAGGCTCAAGAGGACG GTATGAGCGTGGAGGCTTTAGTGCTGGAGGTGGAATGGGAAACAGTCGGTGGTTAGAAGAGTCCAGGGATGAAGAGGACTGGTCAAAGCCTACTCCACCCAATGAGCGCCTAGAACA TGAGCTGTTCTCTGGAGGCAACACAGGGATTAACTTTGAGAAGTATGATGACATTCCTGTGGAGGCCACTGGCAGCAATTGCCCTGGCCCTATTGAGAAT TTCCATGATGTCGACATGGGAGAAATCATAATGGGTAACATAAATCTGAGCCGCTATACCCGTCCCACTCCTGTACAGAAGCATGCCATTCCCATAATCAAGGCCAAGAGGGACCTAATGGCCTGTGCTCAGACAG GCTCTGGGAAGACTGCAGCATTTCTGCTCCCAGTGTTGAGTCAGATCTATACTGATGGACCAGGAGAAGCCTTGCAAGCTTCTAAAACCAGTGGCCAG GATAATGGAAAATATGGCCGCCGAAAGCAGTATCCGATCTCCTTGGTCCTGGCCCCAACCAGAGAGCTTGCTCTACAGATCTATGATGAAGCCAGGAAG tttgCATACCGTTCCAGAGTGCGCCCATGTGTAGTGTATGGAGGGGCTGATATTGGCCAGCAGATTCGGGATCTGGAGAGGGGATGCCACCTGTTGGTGGCCACACCAGGACGTCTGGTAGACATGATGGAGCGTGGCAAGATCGGCTTGGACTACTGCAA TTACCTGGTTCTAGATGAAGCTGACCGAATGCTGGACATGGGTTTTGAGCCACAGATCAGACGTATCGTGGAGCAGGACACCATGCCACCAAAAGGTTTACGCCAAACTATGATGTTCAGTGCCACCTTTCCCAAGGAGATTCAG ATCTTGGCCCGTGACTTCCTGGAGGAGTACATCTTTTTGGCTGTGGGCCGAGTAGGCTCCACCTCAGAAAACATTACCCAGAAGGTGGTCTGGGTTGAAGAGAGTGACAAGCGCTCATTCCTGCTGGATTTGCTAAATGCCACAG tCATTCCAAGTGAGGTTCAGGAAAATGCAACTGAAACTCCAGAGAGACCAG GAAAAGATTCCCTTACGCTGGTGTTTGTGGAGACTAAAAAAGGTGCAGATGCCCTAGAGGATTTCCTGTATCGTGAGGGCTATGCTTGTACCAGCATCCATGGAGACCGCTCTCAGAGGGATCGGGAGGAGGCGCTTCACCAGTTCCGCTCGGGTCATTGCCCCATTATGGTCGCCACAGCG GTGGCTGCTCGTGGTCTGGATATCAGCAACGTGAAGCATGTCATCAACTTTGACCTGCCCAGTGACATTGAGGAGTATGTCCATCGCATTGGGCGTACTGGACGTGTGGGAAACCTTG GTTTGGCCACCTCTTTCTACAATGACAAGAACAGCAATATCACTAAGGACATGCTGGACATCTTGGTGGAGGCAAAACAGGAGGTTCCTTCCTGGCTGGAGAGCTTGGCGTTTGAGCACCAGCACAAAAACAGCAGCCGAGGTCGCTCCAAGAG GTTCTCTGGTGGTTTCGGAGCTAGAGATTACCGTCAGATGGCTGGAGGTGGCAACAGCTTTGGCAACCGTGGTGCTCGTAATCCAGGAGGCCATGGAGGCAACAGAGGATTTGGTGGTAATAAGG GTGGCTTTGGCAGTTTTGTCAGTGATGGCTACGGAGGGAGTTATGGAAACTATGGAGGAAGCTATGCCCAAGTGGATTGGTGGGGCAACTAA
- the ddx3xa gene encoding DEAD-box helicase 3 X-linked a isoform X2, translating into MSHVAVDGLDQQLSALDLNSADGQGGGTGRRYIPPHLRNKDAGNNAGNAYSSSRQSGYSVPPVLSCCPRYPSQELSFYHTYGGGWPDRCDSPGWDGGRNNCFVNGYHDNRMNGAANFGRGPPRNDRSGRGSFRGNRGGGTFNQPMHNPTFSGFENKDGGWNTGLNRDAYSSFGGRSDRGKSAFFNDRGTGSRGRYERGGFSAGGGMGNSRWLEESRDEEDWSKPTPPNERLEHELFSGGNTGINFEKYDDIPVEATGSNCPGPIENFHDVDMGEIIMGNINLSRYTRPTPVQKHAIPIIKAKRDLMACAQTGSGKTAAFLLPVLSQIYTDGPGEALQASKTSGQDNGKYGRRKQYPISLVLAPTRELALQIYDEARKFAYRSRVRPCVVYGGADIGQQIRDLERGCHLLVATPGRLVDMMERGKIGLDYCNYLVLDEADRMLDMGFEPQIRRIVEQDTMPPKGLRQTMMFSATFPKEIQILARDFLEEYIFLAVGRVGSTSENITQKVVWVEESDKRSFLLDLLNATGKDSLTLVFVETKKGADALEDFLYREGYACTSIHGDRSQRDREEALHQFRSGHCPIMVATAVAARGLDISNVKHVINFDLPSDIEEYVHRIGRTGRVGNLGLATSFYNDKNSNITKDMLDILVEAKQEVPSWLESLAFEHQHKNSSRGRSKRFSGGFGARDYRQMAGGGNSFGNRGARNPGGHGGNRGFGGNKGGFGSFVSDGYGGSYGNYGGSYAQVDWWGN; encoded by the exons ATGAGTCATGTTGCCGTCGACGGTCTAGATCAGCAG ctTTCTGCCCTAGACTTGAACTCTGCAGATGGGCAGGGTGGAGGCACTGGCA GGCGTTACATTCCTCCTCACTTGAGAAATAAAGATGCTGGTAATAATg CAGGAAATGCTTATTCCTCTAGTAGACAGAGCGGTTATTCAGTGCCACCAGTACTGAGCT GTTGCCCAAGATACCCATCTCAGGAGCTTTCCTTCTATCACACCTATGGTGGTGGCTGGCCAGACAGATGTG ACTCTCCTGGATGGGATGGTGGTCGTAACAACTGCTTTGTTAATGGATACCATGATAATCGCATGAATGGAGCTGCAAACTTCGGCCGCGGTCCCCCTCGCAATGACAGAAGTGGTCGCGGCAGCTTCCGTGGAAATAGGGGTGGTGGCACCTTCAACCAACCCATGCATAACCCAA ctTTCAGTGGCTTTGAAAACAAAGATGGTGGCTGGAACACAGGTTTGAACAGGGATGCCTACTCCAGCTTTGGTGGGCGTTCTGACAGAGGAAAGTCTGCTTTCTTCAATGACAGAGGGACAGGCTCAAGAGGACG GTATGAGCGTGGAGGCTTTAGTGCTGGAGGTGGAATGGGAAACAGTCGGTGGTTAGAAGAGTCCAGGGATGAAGAGGACTGGTCAAAGCCTACTCCACCCAATGAGCGCCTAGAACA TGAGCTGTTCTCTGGAGGCAACACAGGGATTAACTTTGAGAAGTATGATGACATTCCTGTGGAGGCCACTGGCAGCAATTGCCCTGGCCCTATTGAGAAT TTCCATGATGTCGACATGGGAGAAATCATAATGGGTAACATAAATCTGAGCCGCTATACCCGTCCCACTCCTGTACAGAAGCATGCCATTCCCATAATCAAGGCCAAGAGGGACCTAATGGCCTGTGCTCAGACAG GCTCTGGGAAGACTGCAGCATTTCTGCTCCCAGTGTTGAGTCAGATCTATACTGATGGACCAGGAGAAGCCTTGCAAGCTTCTAAAACCAGTGGCCAG GATAATGGAAAATATGGCCGCCGAAAGCAGTATCCGATCTCCTTGGTCCTGGCCCCAACCAGAGAGCTTGCTCTACAGATCTATGATGAAGCCAGGAAG tttgCATACCGTTCCAGAGTGCGCCCATGTGTAGTGTATGGAGGGGCTGATATTGGCCAGCAGATTCGGGATCTGGAGAGGGGATGCCACCTGTTGGTGGCCACACCAGGACGTCTGGTAGACATGATGGAGCGTGGCAAGATCGGCTTGGACTACTGCAA TTACCTGGTTCTAGATGAAGCTGACCGAATGCTGGACATGGGTTTTGAGCCACAGATCAGACGTATCGTGGAGCAGGACACCATGCCACCAAAAGGTTTACGCCAAACTATGATGTTCAGTGCCACCTTTCCCAAGGAGATTCAG ATCTTGGCCCGTGACTTCCTGGAGGAGTACATCTTTTTGGCTGTGGGCCGAGTAGGCTCCACCTCAGAAAACATTACCCAGAAGGTGGTCTGGGTTGAAGAGAGTGACAAGCGCTCATTCCTGCTGGATTTGCTAAATGCCACAG GAAAAGATTCCCTTACGCTGGTGTTTGTGGAGACTAAAAAAGGTGCAGATGCCCTAGAGGATTTCCTGTATCGTGAGGGCTATGCTTGTACCAGCATCCATGGAGACCGCTCTCAGAGGGATCGGGAGGAGGCGCTTCACCAGTTCCGCTCGGGTCATTGCCCCATTATGGTCGCCACAGCG GTGGCTGCTCGTGGTCTGGATATCAGCAACGTGAAGCATGTCATCAACTTTGACCTGCCCAGTGACATTGAGGAGTATGTCCATCGCATTGGGCGTACTGGACGTGTGGGAAACCTTG GTTTGGCCACCTCTTTCTACAATGACAAGAACAGCAATATCACTAAGGACATGCTGGACATCTTGGTGGAGGCAAAACAGGAGGTTCCTTCCTGGCTGGAGAGCTTGGCGTTTGAGCACCAGCACAAAAACAGCAGCCGAGGTCGCTCCAAGAG GTTCTCTGGTGGTTTCGGAGCTAGAGATTACCGTCAGATGGCTGGAGGTGGCAACAGCTTTGGCAACCGTGGTGCTCGTAATCCAGGAGGCCATGGAGGCAACAGAGGATTTGGTGGTAATAAGG GTGGCTTTGGCAGTTTTGTCAGTGATGGCTACGGAGGGAGTTATGGAAACTATGGAGGAAGCTATGCCCAAGTGGATTGGTGGGGCAACTAA
- the ddx3xa gene encoding DEAD-box helicase 3 X-linked a isoform X1 yields MSHVAVDGLDQQLSALDLNSADGQGGGTGRRYIPPHLRNKDAGNNAGNAYSSSRQSGYSVPPVLSCCPRYPSQELSFYHTYGGGWPDRCDSPGWDGGRNNCFVNGYHDNRMNGAANFGRGPPRNDRSGRGSFRGNRGGGTFNQPMHNPTFSGFENKDGGWNTGLNRDAYSSFGGRSDRGKSAFFNDRGTGSRGRYERGGFSAGGGMGNSRWLEESRDEEDWSKPTPPNERLEHELFSGGNTGINFEKYDDIPVEATGSNCPGPIENFHDVDMGEIIMGNINLSRYTRPTPVQKHAIPIIKAKRDLMACAQTGSGKTAAFLLPVLSQIYTDGPGEALQASKTSGQDNGKYGRRKQYPISLVLAPTRELALQIYDEARKFAYRSRVRPCVVYGGADIGQQIRDLERGCHLLVATPGRLVDMMERGKIGLDYCNYLVLDEADRMLDMGFEPQIRRIVEQDTMPPKGLRQTMMFSATFPKEIQILARDFLEEYIFLAVGRVGSTSENITQKVVWVEESDKRSFLLDLLNATVIPSEVQENATETPERPGKDSLTLVFVETKKGADALEDFLYREGYACTSIHGDRSQRDREEALHQFRSGHCPIMVATAVAARGLDISNVKHVINFDLPSDIEEYVHRIGRTGRVGNLGLATSFYNDKNSNITKDMLDILVEAKQEVPSWLESLAFEHQHKNSSRGRSKRFSGGFGARDYRQMAGGGNSFGNRGARNPGGHGGNRGFGGNKGGFGSFVSDGYGGSYGNYGGSYAQVDWWGN; encoded by the exons ATGAGTCATGTTGCCGTCGACGGTCTAGATCAGCAG ctTTCTGCCCTAGACTTGAACTCTGCAGATGGGCAGGGTGGAGGCACTGGCA GGCGTTACATTCCTCCTCACTTGAGAAATAAAGATGCTGGTAATAATg CAGGAAATGCTTATTCCTCTAGTAGACAGAGCGGTTATTCAGTGCCACCAGTACTGAGCT GTTGCCCAAGATACCCATCTCAGGAGCTTTCCTTCTATCACACCTATGGTGGTGGCTGGCCAGACAGATGTG ACTCTCCTGGATGGGATGGTGGTCGTAACAACTGCTTTGTTAATGGATACCATGATAATCGCATGAATGGAGCTGCAAACTTCGGCCGCGGTCCCCCTCGCAATGACAGAAGTGGTCGCGGCAGCTTCCGTGGAAATAGGGGTGGTGGCACCTTCAACCAACCCATGCATAACCCAA ctTTCAGTGGCTTTGAAAACAAAGATGGTGGCTGGAACACAGGTTTGAACAGGGATGCCTACTCCAGCTTTGGTGGGCGTTCTGACAGAGGAAAGTCTGCTTTCTTCAATGACAGAGGGACAGGCTCAAGAGGACG GTATGAGCGTGGAGGCTTTAGTGCTGGAGGTGGAATGGGAAACAGTCGGTGGTTAGAAGAGTCCAGGGATGAAGAGGACTGGTCAAAGCCTACTCCACCCAATGAGCGCCTAGAACA TGAGCTGTTCTCTGGAGGCAACACAGGGATTAACTTTGAGAAGTATGATGACATTCCTGTGGAGGCCACTGGCAGCAATTGCCCTGGCCCTATTGAGAAT TTCCATGATGTCGACATGGGAGAAATCATAATGGGTAACATAAATCTGAGCCGCTATACCCGTCCCACTCCTGTACAGAAGCATGCCATTCCCATAATCAAGGCCAAGAGGGACCTAATGGCCTGTGCTCAGACAG GCTCTGGGAAGACTGCAGCATTTCTGCTCCCAGTGTTGAGTCAGATCTATACTGATGGACCAGGAGAAGCCTTGCAAGCTTCTAAAACCAGTGGCCAG GATAATGGAAAATATGGCCGCCGAAAGCAGTATCCGATCTCCTTGGTCCTGGCCCCAACCAGAGAGCTTGCTCTACAGATCTATGATGAAGCCAGGAAG tttgCATACCGTTCCAGAGTGCGCCCATGTGTAGTGTATGGAGGGGCTGATATTGGCCAGCAGATTCGGGATCTGGAGAGGGGATGCCACCTGTTGGTGGCCACACCAGGACGTCTGGTAGACATGATGGAGCGTGGCAAGATCGGCTTGGACTACTGCAA TTACCTGGTTCTAGATGAAGCTGACCGAATGCTGGACATGGGTTTTGAGCCACAGATCAGACGTATCGTGGAGCAGGACACCATGCCACCAAAAGGTTTACGCCAAACTATGATGTTCAGTGCCACCTTTCCCAAGGAGATTCAG ATCTTGGCCCGTGACTTCCTGGAGGAGTACATCTTTTTGGCTGTGGGCCGAGTAGGCTCCACCTCAGAAAACATTACCCAGAAGGTGGTCTGGGTTGAAGAGAGTGACAAGCGCTCATTCCTGCTGGATTTGCTAAATGCCACAG tCATTCCAAGTGAGGTTCAGGAAAATGCAACTGAAACTCCAGAGAGACCAG GAAAAGATTCCCTTACGCTGGTGTTTGTGGAGACTAAAAAAGGTGCAGATGCCCTAGAGGATTTCCTGTATCGTGAGGGCTATGCTTGTACCAGCATCCATGGAGACCGCTCTCAGAGGGATCGGGAGGAGGCGCTTCACCAGTTCCGCTCGGGTCATTGCCCCATTATGGTCGCCACAGCG GTGGCTGCTCGTGGTCTGGATATCAGCAACGTGAAGCATGTCATCAACTTTGACCTGCCCAGTGACATTGAGGAGTATGTCCATCGCATTGGGCGTACTGGACGTGTGGGAAACCTTG GTTTGGCCACCTCTTTCTACAATGACAAGAACAGCAATATCACTAAGGACATGCTGGACATCTTGGTGGAGGCAAAACAGGAGGTTCCTTCCTGGCTGGAGAGCTTGGCGTTTGAGCACCAGCACAAAAACAGCAGCCGAGGTCGCTCCAAGAG GTTCTCTGGTGGTTTCGGAGCTAGAGATTACCGTCAGATGGCTGGAGGTGGCAACAGCTTTGGCAACCGTGGTGCTCGTAATCCAGGAGGCCATGGAGGCAACAGAGGATTTGGTGGTAATAAGG GTGGCTTTGGCAGTTTTGTCAGTGATGGCTACGGAGGGAGTTATGGAAACTATGGAGGAAGCTATGCCCAAGTGGATTGGTGGGGCAACTAA
- the ddx3xa gene encoding DEAD-box helicase 3 X-linked a isoform X4, with amino-acid sequence MSHVAVDGLDQQLSALDLNSADGQGGGTGRRYIPPHLRNKDAGNNDSPGWDGGRNNCFVNGYHDNRMNGAANFGRGPPRNDRSGRGSFRGNRGGGTFNQPMHNPTFSGFENKDGGWNTGLNRDAYSSFGGRSDRGKSAFFNDRGTGSRGRYERGGFSAGGGMGNSRWLEESRDEEDWSKPTPPNERLEHELFSGGNTGINFEKYDDIPVEATGSNCPGPIENFHDVDMGEIIMGNINLSRYTRPTPVQKHAIPIIKAKRDLMACAQTGSGKTAAFLLPVLSQIYTDGPGEALQASKTSGQDNGKYGRRKQYPISLVLAPTRELALQIYDEARKFAYRSRVRPCVVYGGADIGQQIRDLERGCHLLVATPGRLVDMMERGKIGLDYCNYLVLDEADRMLDMGFEPQIRRIVEQDTMPPKGLRQTMMFSATFPKEIQILARDFLEEYIFLAVGRVGSTSENITQKVVWVEESDKRSFLLDLLNATVIPSEVQENATETPERPGKDSLTLVFVETKKGADALEDFLYREGYACTSIHGDRSQRDREEALHQFRSGHCPIMVATAVAARGLDISNVKHVINFDLPSDIEEYVHRIGRTGRVGNLGLATSFYNDKNSNITKDMLDILVEAKQEVPSWLESLAFEHQHKNSSRGRSKRFSGGFGARDYRQMAGGGNSFGNRGARNPGGHGGNRGFGGNKGGFGSFVSDGYGGSYGNYGGSYAQVDWWGN; translated from the exons ATGAGTCATGTTGCCGTCGACGGTCTAGATCAGCAG ctTTCTGCCCTAGACTTGAACTCTGCAGATGGGCAGGGTGGAGGCACTGGCA GGCGTTACATTCCTCCTCACTTGAGAAATAAAGATGCTGGTAATAATg ACTCTCCTGGATGGGATGGTGGTCGTAACAACTGCTTTGTTAATGGATACCATGATAATCGCATGAATGGAGCTGCAAACTTCGGCCGCGGTCCCCCTCGCAATGACAGAAGTGGTCGCGGCAGCTTCCGTGGAAATAGGGGTGGTGGCACCTTCAACCAACCCATGCATAACCCAA ctTTCAGTGGCTTTGAAAACAAAGATGGTGGCTGGAACACAGGTTTGAACAGGGATGCCTACTCCAGCTTTGGTGGGCGTTCTGACAGAGGAAAGTCTGCTTTCTTCAATGACAGAGGGACAGGCTCAAGAGGACG GTATGAGCGTGGAGGCTTTAGTGCTGGAGGTGGAATGGGAAACAGTCGGTGGTTAGAAGAGTCCAGGGATGAAGAGGACTGGTCAAAGCCTACTCCACCCAATGAGCGCCTAGAACA TGAGCTGTTCTCTGGAGGCAACACAGGGATTAACTTTGAGAAGTATGATGACATTCCTGTGGAGGCCACTGGCAGCAATTGCCCTGGCCCTATTGAGAAT TTCCATGATGTCGACATGGGAGAAATCATAATGGGTAACATAAATCTGAGCCGCTATACCCGTCCCACTCCTGTACAGAAGCATGCCATTCCCATAATCAAGGCCAAGAGGGACCTAATGGCCTGTGCTCAGACAG GCTCTGGGAAGACTGCAGCATTTCTGCTCCCAGTGTTGAGTCAGATCTATACTGATGGACCAGGAGAAGCCTTGCAAGCTTCTAAAACCAGTGGCCAG GATAATGGAAAATATGGCCGCCGAAAGCAGTATCCGATCTCCTTGGTCCTGGCCCCAACCAGAGAGCTTGCTCTACAGATCTATGATGAAGCCAGGAAG tttgCATACCGTTCCAGAGTGCGCCCATGTGTAGTGTATGGAGGGGCTGATATTGGCCAGCAGATTCGGGATCTGGAGAGGGGATGCCACCTGTTGGTGGCCACACCAGGACGTCTGGTAGACATGATGGAGCGTGGCAAGATCGGCTTGGACTACTGCAA TTACCTGGTTCTAGATGAAGCTGACCGAATGCTGGACATGGGTTTTGAGCCACAGATCAGACGTATCGTGGAGCAGGACACCATGCCACCAAAAGGTTTACGCCAAACTATGATGTTCAGTGCCACCTTTCCCAAGGAGATTCAG ATCTTGGCCCGTGACTTCCTGGAGGAGTACATCTTTTTGGCTGTGGGCCGAGTAGGCTCCACCTCAGAAAACATTACCCAGAAGGTGGTCTGGGTTGAAGAGAGTGACAAGCGCTCATTCCTGCTGGATTTGCTAAATGCCACAG tCATTCCAAGTGAGGTTCAGGAAAATGCAACTGAAACTCCAGAGAGACCAG GAAAAGATTCCCTTACGCTGGTGTTTGTGGAGACTAAAAAAGGTGCAGATGCCCTAGAGGATTTCCTGTATCGTGAGGGCTATGCTTGTACCAGCATCCATGGAGACCGCTCTCAGAGGGATCGGGAGGAGGCGCTTCACCAGTTCCGCTCGGGTCATTGCCCCATTATGGTCGCCACAGCG GTGGCTGCTCGTGGTCTGGATATCAGCAACGTGAAGCATGTCATCAACTTTGACCTGCCCAGTGACATTGAGGAGTATGTCCATCGCATTGGGCGTACTGGACGTGTGGGAAACCTTG GTTTGGCCACCTCTTTCTACAATGACAAGAACAGCAATATCACTAAGGACATGCTGGACATCTTGGTGGAGGCAAAACAGGAGGTTCCTTCCTGGCTGGAGAGCTTGGCGTTTGAGCACCAGCACAAAAACAGCAGCCGAGGTCGCTCCAAGAG GTTCTCTGGTGGTTTCGGAGCTAGAGATTACCGTCAGATGGCTGGAGGTGGCAACAGCTTTGGCAACCGTGGTGCTCGTAATCCAGGAGGCCATGGAGGCAACAGAGGATTTGGTGGTAATAAGG GTGGCTTTGGCAGTTTTGTCAGTGATGGCTACGGAGGGAGTTATGGAAACTATGGAGGAAGCTATGCCCAAGTGGATTGGTGGGGCAACTAA